In Parvularculales bacterium, one DNA window encodes the following:
- the mgtE gene encoding magnesium transporter, whose translation METLQTSEDRFRERLAPVLELVDGHDVEGSEAPLRSAVTSLQDAEIAHLLEMLPPRQRTLVWNLLDPDIAADALYEVTDSVAESLIQDMEEDRLVALCRMMDPEALNEIVDGLTGTVVERLRKSLPPARRRWLDMIAGYPEETVGRYMSPDMLVIGEASGIQEALTFLRGLDSIPDHTDQLFVIDEARRLVGVLPLTSLLTYGPEQSVADIMTRDPVYVRAGEELGDAALAFERYDLISAPVVDRHGQLMGRLTVDRIMDVVREESEEEAFNREGLPGDEDILGRVFESARRRWLWLCLNLMTAFFASRVISLFEEDIERLVALATLMPIVASIAGNTGNQTIALMVRGLALGQIGGSNVMYLFRKELMVALVNGLLWGGVMGLITFFLYGYPLLGGLMTAAITLNLLVAALVGVAVPLMMERLGRDPALGVSVILTFVTDSFGFLIFLGLAALFLPLFV comes from the coding sequence ATGGAGACGTTACAAACAAGCGAAGATCGTTTTAGAGAACGTTTGGCACCGGTTTTGGAGCTTGTTGACGGTCATGACGTTGAGGGGTCCGAAGCGCCGTTGCGTAGTGCCGTTACGAGCTTGCAGGATGCGGAAATTGCTCATCTGTTGGAAATGTTGCCTCCGAGGCAACGCACGCTTGTGTGGAATTTGCTGGACCCTGATATTGCGGCGGATGCTCTTTATGAGGTAACCGATAGCGTTGCCGAATCTCTCATTCAGGATATGGAGGAAGACCGTCTGGTGGCCCTCTGCCGGATGATGGACCCTGAAGCCTTAAACGAGATTGTCGATGGTCTTACCGGAACTGTCGTAGAGCGGCTCCGGAAAAGTCTGCCGCCGGCCCGCCGGCGGTGGCTGGATATGATTGCAGGCTATCCGGAGGAGACCGTAGGCCGGTATATGAGTCCGGATATGCTTGTGATTGGAGAAGCCTCCGGCATTCAGGAGGCGCTTACATTTCTGCGTGGTCTTGATTCCATTCCCGACCATACCGATCAGCTGTTTGTGATTGATGAAGCGCGGCGGCTGGTCGGCGTGTTGCCTTTGACGTCGCTCTTGACGTATGGGCCGGAGCAATCCGTAGCGGACATCATGACCCGTGATCCGGTTTATGTGCGGGCCGGTGAGGAGCTGGGTGATGCGGCATTGGCCTTTGAGCGTTACGATTTGATATCGGCACCGGTGGTTGATCGTCATGGTCAGTTGATGGGCCGTTTGACGGTAGATCGGATTATGGATGTGGTGCGTGAGGAAAGTGAAGAAGAGGCGTTTAACCGCGAAGGCTTGCCGGGGGATGAAGACATTCTGGGCCGCGTTTTTGAAAGCGCCCGCCGCCGGTGGTTGTGGTTGTGCCTTAATCTGATGACGGCTTTTTTCGCCTCCCGCGTGATTTCACTGTTTGAGGAAGATATTGAACGTCTGGTGGCTCTGGCAACCCTGATGCCCATTGTTGCCAGCATTGCGGGCAATACGGGCAATCAGACCATCGCCCTTATGGTGCGGGGGCTGGCGCTCGGGCAGATCGGGGGAAGCAATGTTATGTACCTGTTCCGCAAGGAGTTGATGGTCGCTCTGGTCAACGGCCTGCTATGGGGTGGTGTGATGGGGCTCATTACGTTTTTTCTGTATGGCTACCCGTTACTGGGGGGCCTGATGACGGCCGCGATTACTCTCAACCTGCTGGTGGCCGCTCTTGTGGGCGTTGCGGTTCCTTTGATGATGGAACGGCTGGGGCGTGACCCGGCGCTGGGGGTGAGCGTTATTTTGACCTTTGTGACCGACAGTTTCGGCTTTTTGATTTTTCTGGGACTGGCCGCTTTGTTTCTGCCCCTTTTTGTTTGA